The Halobacterium litoreum genome includes a region encoding these proteins:
- a CDS encoding AAA family ATPase — MDAPLWTDTHAPTLADLPQADVRDRLRDAVDEPVNLVVYGPEGAGKTAAVRALADEAHADPENDLVELNVADFFGMTKKEVSEDPRFASFIDSKRRRNSSKADLINHVLKESASYPPVSGDYNTIVLDNAEAIREDFQQALRRVMERHHEATQFVITTRQPSKLIPPIHSRCFPVSVRAPTPDETVAVLRDIVEAEGVDHDEDGLEFVAGYAEGNLRKAILGAQTTAEQAGEVTMNAAYETLQDVGADDAVESMLDDAEAGDFTDARKTLDDLLVDEGMDGEEVLRELLDVGRSRYSGDELAQLHRLAGDVEFDLTQGNSDRIQLGRLLAEFGR, encoded by the coding sequence ATGGACGCTCCGCTGTGGACCGACACGCACGCGCCGACGCTCGCGGACCTCCCGCAGGCGGACGTGCGGGACCGCCTCCGCGACGCCGTCGACGAACCCGTGAACCTCGTCGTCTACGGGCCCGAGGGCGCCGGGAAGACGGCGGCGGTGCGCGCGCTCGCCGACGAAGCCCACGCGGACCCCGAGAACGACCTCGTGGAACTGAACGTCGCTGACTTCTTCGGCATGACGAAAAAGGAGGTCAGCGAAGACCCGCGTTTCGCCTCCTTCATCGACTCGAAGCGCCGCCGGAACTCCTCGAAGGCCGACCTCATCAACCACGTCCTGAAGGAGTCCGCGAGTTACCCGCCGGTCTCCGGCGACTACAACACCATCGTGTTGGACAACGCCGAGGCCATCCGTGAGGACTTCCAGCAGGCGCTCCGGCGCGTGATGGAGCGCCACCACGAGGCGACGCAGTTTGTCATCACGACCCGCCAGCCGTCGAAACTCATCCCGCCGATTCACTCGCGGTGTTTCCCCGTCTCGGTGCGCGCGCCGACGCCCGACGAGACGGTCGCCGTCCTCCGCGACATCGTGGAAGCCGAGGGCGTCGACCACGACGAGGACGGCCTGGAGTTCGTCGCGGGGTACGCCGAGGGCAACCTCCGGAAGGCGATTCTCGGCGCGCAGACCACCGCCGAGCAGGCGGGCGAGGTGACGATGAACGCTGCCTACGAGACGCTACAGGACGTGGGCGCCGACGACGCCGTCGAGTCGATGCTCGACGACGCCGAGGCCGGCGACTTCACGGACGCCCGGAAGACCCTCGACGACCTGCTCGTCGACGAGGGGATGGACGGCGAGGAAGTCCTGCGCGAACTCCTCGACGTCGGGCGCTCCCGGTACTCCGGCGACGAACTCGCACAACTCCACCGGCTCGCGGGCGACGTGGAGTTCGACCTCACGCAGGGGAACAGCGACCGCATCCAACTCGGCCGCCTGCTCGCGGAGTTCGGTCGGTAG
- a CDS encoding DUF7282 domain-containing protein, which yields MNVRRLAVIAVVGALVLWGGATAATASHATATTDTTVDATTATVQEANATVAFDDQTVEDGTVTVRNVTLPEGGYVTIHDDTLFEGDALGSVVGVSEYLDAGTHENVTVTLYEGVSGADFENATPPNGSEVLVAMPHLETGDDETYDFVATNGSEDGPYTTGGQAVVDSAKVTFGDAEETRTRGIVVSNLVAPNYAAPNSTVTVEATLVNEDPAERTEDVAFRLEGGSVDVVVHERVTVPANNETTVTFEVDTTGVPTDEYIHGVTTYNSSEFATITVTENAQVDIDEQETNGSTVTVDEAYLPEGGYVTIHDSSLLDGEVTGSVVGVSEYLEPGHYENVEVTLDEAMAEDDTLIAMPHLETTDDETYDFVDSEGEDDGPYVTNGQPVTDAANVTVA from the coding sequence ATGAACGTACGCAGACTCGCAGTCATCGCCGTCGTCGGCGCGCTCGTCCTCTGGGGCGGCGCGACGGCGGCCACAGCATCGCACGCGACAGCAACCACAGACACCACCGTTGACGCGACGACAGCGACCGTCCAGGAAGCGAACGCGACCGTCGCCTTCGACGACCAGACCGTCGAGGACGGCACCGTCACCGTCCGGAACGTCACGCTGCCCGAGGGCGGCTACGTCACCATCCACGACGACACGCTCTTCGAGGGCGACGCGCTCGGGAGCGTCGTCGGCGTCTCCGAGTATCTCGACGCCGGCACCCACGAGAACGTCACCGTGACGCTCTACGAGGGCGTATCCGGCGCGGACTTCGAGAACGCCACGCCGCCGAACGGCAGCGAAGTGCTCGTCGCGATGCCGCACCTCGAAACCGGCGACGACGAGACCTACGACTTCGTCGCGACGAACGGGAGCGAGGACGGCCCGTACACTACCGGCGGGCAGGCCGTCGTCGACAGCGCGAAAGTGACCTTCGGCGACGCCGAAGAGACCCGGACGCGCGGCATCGTCGTGTCGAACCTCGTCGCACCGAACTACGCCGCGCCGAACTCCACGGTGACGGTCGAAGCGACGCTCGTCAACGAGGACCCCGCCGAGCGCACCGAGGACGTGGCGTTCCGCCTCGAAGGCGGGAGCGTCGACGTCGTCGTCCACGAACGCGTGACCGTCCCCGCGAACAACGAGACGACGGTCACCTTCGAGGTGGACACCACCGGCGTCCCGACGGACGAGTACATTCACGGCGTGACGACGTACAACTCCAGCGAGTTCGCGACCATCACGGTCACGGAGAACGCGCAGGTCGACATCGACGAACAGGAGACCAACGGCTCGACGGTGACCGTCGACGAAGCCTACCTCCCGGAGGGCGGCTACGTCACGATTCACGACAGTTCGCTCCTCGACGGTGAGGTCACGGGGAGCGTCGTCGGCGTCTCCGAGTACCTCGAACCCGGCCACTACGAGAACGTCGAGGTGACGCTGGACGAGGCGATGGCCGAGGACGACACGCTCATCGCGATGCCCCACCTCGAAACCACGGACGACGAGACGTACGACTTCGTGGACAGCGAGGGCGAGGACGACGGCCCGTACGTGACGAACGGCCAGCCGGTGACGGACGCGGCGAACGTCACCGTCGCCTGA
- the rnz gene encoding ribonuclease Z, whose translation MTLQVTFLGTSAAVPTTERNPSSVFVRREGDAFLFDAGEGTQRQMMRYGTGFDVSDVFVTHAHGDHVFGLPGLVHTLDFNDREDPLTIHVPRGVREQVADLVFAVGGDTGFPVRIREVAAGETVLDREAYEIRTFTTDHRTDSVGYALVEDDRKGRFDREHAEELGVPVGPKFSRLHDGQAVELEDGTVVEPEQVVGDPRPGRTIVYTGDTRPHDAVREAADGADLLIHDATFANDANERAAQTGHSTAGEAAKIAAEAGVRALALTHVSSRYAGDARELKRDAEKGFPGEVFVAHDGMEYDVTFPDTD comes from the coding sequence ATGACCCTACAGGTGACGTTCCTCGGGACGAGCGCCGCCGTCCCCACGACGGAGCGCAACCCCAGTTCGGTGTTCGTCCGGCGCGAGGGCGACGCCTTCCTCTTCGACGCCGGCGAGGGGACCCAGCGCCAGATGATGCGGTACGGCACCGGGTTCGACGTCTCCGACGTGTTCGTCACGCACGCCCACGGCGACCACGTCTTCGGCCTCCCCGGCCTCGTCCACACGCTCGACTTCAACGACCGCGAGGACCCCCTCACGATTCACGTGCCGCGGGGCGTCCGCGAGCAGGTCGCCGACCTCGTGTTCGCCGTCGGCGGCGACACCGGCTTCCCCGTCCGCATCCGCGAGGTGGCGGCCGGCGAGACGGTCCTCGACCGCGAAGCGTACGAGATTCGGACGTTCACCACCGACCACCGCACCGACTCCGTCGGGTACGCGCTCGTCGAGGACGACCGGAAGGGGCGCTTCGACCGCGAACACGCGGAGGAACTCGGCGTCCCCGTCGGCCCGAAGTTCTCCCGGTTGCACGACGGACAGGCCGTCGAACTGGAGGACGGCACCGTCGTCGAACCCGAGCAGGTCGTCGGCGACCCGCGACCCGGCCGAACCATCGTCTACACGGGCGACACGCGCCCCCACGACGCCGTCCGCGAGGCCGCCGACGGCGCCGACCTCCTGATTCACGACGCGACGTTCGCGAACGACGCCAACGAGCGCGCCGCCCAGACCGGCCACTCCACGGCCGGCGAGGCCGCGAAGATAGCCGCTGAAGCGGGCGTCCGAGCGCTCGCGCTGACACACGTCTCCTCGCGGTACGCGGGCGACGCCCGCGAACTCAAGCGCGACGCCGAGAAGGGATTCCCCGGCGAGGTGTTCGTCGCCCACGACGGCATGGAGTACGACGTGACGTTCCCCGACACCGACTAA
- a CDS encoding DICT sensory domain-containing protein: MTLADVVDAASRRRKSLVHFAPEPGAFAAQFDARNVDVDFRRLPEGGPDPFVAVYEAGEFVAAVTVADLRAFLEPPSARAFDRDALPPAHRALFDLFDDTVFASLTRRQLLATAREIEDRAWRTGRGELHAGFQSLAAFEAQRPVYRRLAAGTRLDVHVYVVPSADTDALDESPVTVHASPSSAVGRYWFVVFDGGGTDQQSALVAEQRGENDYYGAWTYEPEFVDAALAAVRGLA, from the coding sequence ATGACGCTCGCAGACGTGGTCGACGCGGCGAGTCGCCGCCGGAAGTCACTCGTCCACTTCGCGCCGGAACCGGGGGCGTTCGCCGCCCAGTTCGACGCGCGAAACGTCGACGTCGACTTCCGCCGCCTCCCCGAGGGCGGTCCCGACCCGTTCGTCGCGGTGTACGAGGCCGGCGAGTTCGTCGCCGCCGTCACCGTCGCCGACCTCCGCGCGTTCCTCGAACCGCCGAGCGCTCGCGCGTTCGACCGCGACGCCCTCCCGCCGGCCCACCGCGCGCTGTTCGACCTGTTCGACGACACCGTCTTCGCGTCGCTGACGCGCCGACAACTGCTCGCGACCGCCCGCGAGATAGAGGACCGCGCGTGGCGCACGGGCCGCGGCGAACTCCACGCCGGCTTCCAGTCGCTCGCGGCGTTCGAGGCGCAGCGACCGGTGTACCGTCGCCTCGCAGCCGGTACCCGCCTCGACGTCCACGTCTACGTCGTCCCGTCCGCGGACACCGACGCCCTCGACGAGTCGCCAGTCACCGTCCACGCGTCGCCGTCCTCGGCGGTCGGACGGTACTGGTTCGTGGTGTTCGACGGCGGCGGCACCGACCAGCAGAGCGCGCTGGTCGCGGAGCAACGCGGCGAGAACGACTACTACGGCGCGTGGACGTACGAACCCGAGTTCGTGGACGCGGCGCTCGCGGCGGTGCGCGGACTCGCTTAG
- a CDS encoding DUF7344 domain-containing protein, producing the protein MVNRDDTPAQSEAGPPRSDAAVDGPDPDDLFVALADATRRRVLWYLRAEDEVAVDDLVDVLAGWQLADTDVVDAADRERIAVSLHHVHLPRLANAGLVEWDAGNVSLADVPAGASELIRDAYEYDRAVAGVE; encoded by the coding sequence ATGGTGAACCGAGACGACACACCTGCGCAGTCCGAGGCCGGGCCACCGCGGAGCGACGCCGCGGTCGACGGCCCCGACCCGGACGACCTGTTCGTCGCGCTCGCGGACGCGACTCGCCGCCGCGTCCTCTGGTATCTGCGCGCGGAAGACGAGGTGGCCGTCGACGACCTCGTGGACGTGCTGGCCGGGTGGCAACTGGCCGACACCGACGTCGTCGACGCCGCCGACCGCGAACGCATCGCCGTCTCCCTCCACCACGTCCACCTCCCGCGGCTCGCGAACGCGGGGCTCGTCGAGTGGGACGCCGGCAACGTCTCGCTCGCGGACGTGCCAGCGGGCGCCAGCGAACTCATTCGAGACGCCTACGAGTACGACCGCGCCGTCGCAGGCGTCGAATGA
- a CDS encoding DUF460 domain-containing protein translates to MSTRTSALDARVFGVDVQSGDVRGDAPSYALVVFDGETVERDVVTRRKLLRRIDSEEPAIVATDNMYELAADKDQLVHVLRGLPDETKLVQVTGDERPEPLSRVAKRHGVPYGKPAMEEAEAAARLAARNVGYEVSAFTDETEVKVSRGRSTGGGGGWSEDRFTRRIHGSVKREARSVASKLDDAGLDYERDVTEKYGGYANAVFTVQARPEDIPVSGRRSGDTRVEVEPVRRDGIEFVPLARRRDRVFVGVDPGTTTAVALVSLDGRVLDVTSTRTADTAAVIEWIIERGRPVLVAADVRPMPDTVEKIRASFDAAGWRPEADLPVDEKQHRTREEGYEDDHQRDAMAAALFAHDDHADRIERVREATPRDLDAGEVVARVLSGESLQGVLNDLTETEEPEPEESTHDPRELTEEERRIRDLESQVERLQSHVDGLETEVAEKEAEIEGYEEELSEARREERQEARERREVTQLQWENDRLETELEEERERADELAAKLERLKELWKLDHSNFADVNKSGDLVAVKPIEQFTVDAIEAVDEEYGIAKGDVVYLRDASGAGRRTAELLADFRPRVVLRSGGLSDAADEVLFEREVPVGPADDVTIREIDELAIASEADVEAVVADWKERKAEREREQKESMVDSIISEHRADRE, encoded by the coding sequence GTGAGTACCCGCACGAGCGCGCTCGACGCGCGCGTGTTCGGCGTCGACGTGCAGAGCGGCGACGTGCGCGGTGACGCTCCCTCCTACGCGCTCGTCGTGTTCGACGGAGAGACCGTCGAGCGCGACGTGGTGACCCGTCGGAAGCTGCTGCGCCGAATCGACAGCGAGGAGCCGGCCATCGTCGCCACCGACAACATGTACGAGTTGGCGGCCGACAAGGACCAACTCGTCCACGTCCTGCGCGGCCTGCCCGACGAGACGAAACTCGTGCAGGTGACCGGCGACGAGCGCCCGGAACCCCTCTCTCGGGTCGCCAAGCGCCACGGCGTCCCCTACGGGAAGCCCGCAATGGAGGAGGCCGAGGCCGCCGCGCGACTCGCCGCGCGGAACGTCGGCTACGAGGTGTCCGCGTTCACCGACGAGACCGAGGTGAAGGTCTCCCGGGGGCGGTCGACGGGCGGTGGCGGCGGGTGGAGCGAGGACCGCTTCACGCGGCGCATCCACGGCTCCGTGAAACGGGAGGCGCGGAGCGTCGCGTCGAAACTGGACGACGCTGGCCTCGACTACGAGCGCGACGTGACCGAGAAGTACGGCGGCTACGCGAACGCCGTGTTCACGGTGCAGGCGCGCCCCGAGGACATCCCGGTGAGCGGTCGGCGCTCGGGCGACACCAGAGTGGAGGTAGAGCCGGTCAGGCGGGACGGCATCGAGTTCGTCCCACTGGCGCGCCGCCGCGACCGCGTGTTCGTCGGCGTCGACCCCGGCACGACGACGGCTGTCGCGCTCGTGTCCCTGGACGGGCGCGTGCTGGACGTGACGAGCACCCGGACCGCGGACACCGCGGCCGTCATCGAGTGGATTATCGAACGCGGGCGGCCGGTGCTGGTGGCGGCGGACGTGCGCCCGATGCCGGACACCGTCGAGAAGATTCGCGCGAGTTTCGACGCCGCGGGCTGGCGGCCCGAGGCCGACCTGCCCGTCGACGAGAAACAACACCGCACCCGCGAGGAGGGCTACGAGGACGACCACCAGCGGGACGCGATGGCGGCGGCGCTGTTCGCGCACGACGACCACGCCGACCGAATCGAGCGCGTGCGGGAGGCGACGCCCCGCGACCTCGACGCGGGCGAGGTGGTGGCTCGCGTGCTCTCGGGCGAGTCCCTGCAGGGCGTGCTGAACGACCTCACCGAGACCGAGGAGCCGGAGCCCGAGGAGTCCACGCACGACCCCCGAGAGTTGACCGAGGAGGAACGCCGCATCCGCGACCTGGAATCGCAGGTCGAGCGCCTGCAGTCCCACGTCGACGGCCTCGAAACCGAAGTGGCCGAGAAGGAAGCCGAAATCGAGGGCTACGAGGAGGAACTCTCCGAGGCCCGCCGCGAGGAGCGACAGGAGGCCCGCGAGCGCCGCGAGGTGACCCAACTCCAGTGGGAGAACGACCGACTGGAGACCGAACTCGAGGAGGAACGCGAGCGCGCCGACGAACTCGCGGCGAAACTCGAACGCCTGAAGGAACTGTGGAAACTCGACCACTCGAACTTCGCGGACGTGAACAAGAGCGGCGACCTCGTCGCCGTGAAGCCAATCGAGCAGTTCACCGTGGACGCCATCGAGGCCGTCGACGAGGAGTACGGCATCGCGAAGGGCGACGTGGTCTACCTCCGGGACGCCTCCGGCGCGGGCCGCCGCACCGCGGAACTGCTCGCCGACTTCCGGCCCCGCGTCGTCCTGCGGTCGGGCGGCCTCTCGGACGCCGCCGACGAGGTCCTGTTCGAGCGCGAGGTGCCGGTCGGCCCCGCCGACGACGTGACCATCCGGGAAATCGACGAACTCGCCATCGCAAGCGAGGCCGACGTGGAAGCCGTCGTCGCTGACTGGAAGGAGCGGAAAGCCGAGCGCGAGCGCGAGCAGAAGGAGAGCATGGTCGACTCCATCATCTCCGAGCACCGCGCCGACCGGGAGTGA
- a CDS encoding tyrosine--tRNA ligase, which translates to MDTYELVTRNAAEVVTEEEVRALADDPDGKRAYVGYEPSGVLHLGHLLTANKLIDLQDAGLDVVVLLADVHAYLNGKGTFEEIRETADQMKEQFLAYGLDEESTEFVLGSEYQLDEDYVLDQHELELETSLNRAQRAMAEIQSGETAKVSHVVYPLMQALDIEYLDVDLAIGGMDQRKVHMLAREELPSLGYRKPPALHTPIVGDLSTGEGKMSSSEGVTLSMEDATEDIEEKVNSAFCPPERDPEGEKVNPVLELFQYHVFPRFEEVVVERPDEYGGDLVYEDYDDLADDLESGELHPADAKGALATYLDELIAPGRKRLREIRGE; encoded by the coding sequence ATGGACACCTACGAACTGGTCACGCGGAACGCGGCGGAAGTCGTGACCGAGGAGGAGGTCCGCGCGCTGGCCGACGACCCCGACGGGAAGCGGGCGTACGTCGGCTACGAGCCGTCGGGCGTCCTCCACCTCGGCCACCTGCTCACCGCGAACAAACTCATCGACCTGCAGGACGCGGGGCTGGACGTGGTGGTGTTGCTCGCGGACGTCCACGCCTACCTCAACGGGAAGGGCACCTTCGAGGAGATTCGGGAGACGGCCGACCAGATGAAAGAGCAGTTCCTCGCGTACGGCCTCGACGAGGAGTCGACGGAGTTCGTGCTCGGCTCCGAGTACCAACTCGACGAGGACTACGTGCTCGACCAGCACGAACTCGAACTGGAGACGTCGCTGAACCGCGCCCAGCGCGCGATGGCCGAAATCCAGAGCGGCGAGACGGCGAAGGTGAGCCACGTCGTCTACCCGCTGATGCAGGCCCTGGACATCGAGTACCTCGACGTCGACCTCGCCATCGGCGGGATGGACCAGCGGAAGGTCCACATGCTCGCCCGCGAGGAACTGCCGAGTCTCGGCTACCGGAAGCCGCCAGCGCTCCACACGCCCATCGTCGGCGACCTGTCGACGGGCGAGGGGAAGATGAGTTCCAGCGAGGGCGTCACGCTCTCGATGGAGGACGCCACCGAGGACATCGAGGAGAAGGTGAACTCGGCGTTCTGCCCGCCCGAGCGCGACCCCGAGGGCGAGAAGGTCAACCCCGTCCTCGAACTGTTCCAGTACCACGTCTTCCCCCGCTTCGAGGAAGTGGTCGTGGAGCGCCCCGACGAGTACGGCGGCGACCTCGTCTACGAGGACTACGACGACCTCGCCGACGACCTCGAATCCGGCGAACTCCACCCGGCGGACGCGAAGGGCGCGCTCGCGACGTACCTCGACGAACTCATCGCACCGGGCCGAAAGCGACTGCGAGAGATTCGCGGCGAGTAG